The Nycticebus coucang isolate mNycCou1 chromosome 5, mNycCou1.pri, whole genome shotgun sequence genome window below encodes:
- the LOC128585376 gene encoding 40S ribosomal protein S25, with amino-acid sequence MPPKDDKKKKDAGKSAKKDKDPVNKSGGKAKKKKWSKGKVRDKLNNLVLFDKATYDKLCKEVPNYKLITPAVVSERLKIRGSLARAALQELLSKGLIKLVSKHRAQVIYTRNTKGGDAPAAGEDA; translated from the coding sequence ATGCCGCCCAAGGAcgacaagaagaagaaagatgccGGAAAGTCggccaagaaagacaaagacccagtgaacaaatctggaggcaaggccaaaaagaagaagtggtccaaaggcaAAGTTCGGGACAAGCTCAACAACCTAGTCTTGTTTGACAAAGCTACGTATGACAAACTCTGTAAGGAAGTTCCCAACTATAAGCTTATCACTCCAGCTGTGGTCTCTGAGAGACTGAAGATTCGAGGTTCCCTGGCCAGGGCAGCCCTTCAGGAGCTCCTTAGTAAAGGCCTTATCAAACTGGTTTCAAAGCACAGAGCTCAAGTAATTTACACCagaaataccaagggtggagatGCCCCAGCTGCTGGTGAAGATGCATGA